A window of the Deinococcus gobiensis I-0 genome harbors these coding sequences:
- a CDS encoding ATP-dependent helicase: protein MTSAPSDSPLLSQLNETQAQAADHFTGPALVIAGAGSGKTRTLIYRIAHLIEHYGVHPGEILAVTFTNKAAAEMRERASHLVPGAGDLWMSTFHSAGVRILRAYGEHIGLKRGFVIYDDDDQSDILKEIMGSIPGIGPDTTPRTLRGILDRAKSNLLTPDDLARRGDPYISGLPREVAAEVYRRYEARKRGQNAIDFGDLITETVRLFREVPGVLDKVQNRARFIHVDEYQDTNKAQYELTRLLASRDRNLLVVGDPDQSIYKFRGADIQNILDFQKDYPDAKVYMLEHNYRSSASVLKIANKLIENNTERLDKTLKPVKAEGAPVAFHRATDHRAEGDFVAQWITRLHGEGRPLTEMAVLYRTNAQSRVIEESLRRGQIPAKIVGGVGFYDRREIRDILAYARLAINPADDVALRRIIGRPKRGIGDTALEKLMGWAQTHGQTLLEACARAVEDNILDRGAQKPVEFAALMRAMSEAAENYEPAPFFRFVIETSGYLDLLRQEGQEGQVRMENLDELVNAAEEWSRENEGGVHDFLDDAALLSSVDDMRTKKENKDVPEEAVTLMTLHNAKGLEFPVVFIVGTEEGLLPSRGALTEGPGAIEEERRLFYVGITRAMERLFLTAAENRMQFGKTNAAEDSRFLEEIGGEFDTIDAYGQNVEYRAKSWKTYRPTVPAAPQGGGYSSPVKNTSPMTSGMAYRGGEKVSHPKFGEGQVLAVSGMGERQEVTVHFPSAGTKKLLVKFANLSKV from the coding sequence GTGACTTCCGCGCCCTCAGATTCCCCGCTGCTCTCACAGCTCAACGAAACGCAGGCGCAGGCCGCCGACCACTTCACCGGCCCCGCGCTGGTAATCGCGGGCGCGGGGAGCGGCAAGACGCGCACGCTGATCTACCGCATCGCCCACCTCATCGAGCATTACGGCGTGCATCCCGGCGAGATCCTGGCCGTGACCTTCACCAACAAGGCGGCGGCCGAGATGCGCGAGCGCGCCAGTCACCTCGTCCCCGGCGCGGGCGACCTGTGGATGAGCACCTTCCACAGCGCAGGCGTGCGTATCCTGCGGGCCTACGGCGAGCACATCGGCTTGAAACGCGGCTTCGTGATCTATGACGACGACGACCAGTCGGACATCCTCAAGGAGATCATGGGGAGCATTCCGGGCATCGGCCCCGACACCACGCCCCGCACCCTGCGCGGGATTCTGGACCGCGCCAAGAGCAACCTGCTGACCCCCGACGACCTCGCCCGCCGGGGCGACCCGTACATCTCGGGGCTGCCGCGCGAGGTGGCGGCCGAGGTCTACCGCCGTTACGAGGCGCGCAAGCGGGGCCAGAACGCCATCGACTTCGGGGACCTCATCACCGAGACGGTGCGGCTGTTCCGGGAAGTGCCGGGCGTGCTCGACAAGGTGCAGAACCGCGCGCGCTTCATCCACGTGGACGAGTACCAGGACACCAACAAGGCGCAGTACGAGCTGACGCGGCTGCTCGCCTCGCGCGACCGCAACCTGCTGGTCGTCGGGGACCCCGACCAGTCGATCTACAAATTCCGGGGCGCCGACATCCAGAACATCCTCGACTTCCAGAAGGACTACCCCGACGCCAAGGTCTACATGCTGGAGCACAACTACCGCTCGAGCGCCAGCGTCCTGAAGATCGCCAACAAGCTCATCGAGAACAACACCGAGCGCCTGGACAAGACCCTGAAGCCCGTGAAGGCCGAGGGCGCGCCGGTCGCCTTCCACCGCGCGACCGACCACCGCGCCGAGGGCGATTTCGTGGCGCAGTGGATCACGCGGCTGCACGGCGAGGGCCGCCCCCTGACCGAGATGGCCGTGCTGTACCGCACCAACGCCCAGTCGCGCGTGATCGAGGAATCGCTGCGCCGGGGCCAGATTCCGGCCAAGATCGTGGGGGGCGTGGGCTTCTACGACCGCCGGGAAATCCGCGACATCCTGGCCTACGCCCGGCTGGCGATCAACCCGGCCGACGACGTGGCCCTGCGCCGCATCATCGGGCGGCCCAAGCGCGGCATCGGCGACACGGCGCTGGAGAAACTGATGGGCTGGGCGCAGACGCACGGCCAGACGCTGCTCGAAGCCTGTGCCCGCGCCGTAGAGGACAACATCCTGGACCGGGGCGCGCAGAAGCCGGTCGAGTTCGCCGCCCTGATGAGGGCCATGAGCGAGGCCGCCGAGAACTACGAGCCCGCGCCATTTTTCCGCTTCGTGATCGAGACGAGCGGGTATCTGGACCTGCTGCGCCAGGAGGGGCAGGAGGGGCAGGTACGCATGGAGAACCTCGACGAACTCGTGAACGCGGCTGAGGAATGGTCGCGCGAGAACGAGGGCGGCGTCCACGACTTCCTCGACGACGCCGCGCTGCTGTCGAGCGTGGACGACATGCGCACGAAAAAGGAGAACAAGGACGTGCCCGAGGAGGCCGTGACCCTCATGACCCTGCACAACGCCAAGGGCCTGGAATTCCCGGTGGTGTTCATCGTAGGCACGGAAGAGGGCCTGCTGCCCAGCCGGGGCGCCCTGACCGAGGGGCCGGGGGCCATCGAGGAGGAGCGGCGACTGTTCTATGTGGGCATCACGCGGGCGATGGAACGCCTGTTCCTGACGGCGGCCGAGAACCGCATGCAGTTCGGCAAGACGAACGCCGCCGAGGACAGCCGTTTTCTCGAGGAGATCGGCGGCGAGTTCGACACCATCGACGCCTACGGCCAGAATGTCGAGTACCGTGCCAAGAGCTGGAAGACCTACCGCCCGACCGTTCCGGCCGCGCCGCAGGGTGGGGGCTACAGCAGCCCCGTCAAGAACACCAGTCCCATGACCTCCGGCATGGCCTACCGGGGCGGCGAGAAGGTCAGCCATCCCAAGTTCGGCGAGGGTCAGGTGCTCGCGGTGTCGGGCATGGGCGAGCGCCAGGAGGTCACGGTGCATTTTCCCAGCGCGGGCACGAAAAAGCTGCTCGTGAAATTCGCCAACCTCAGCAAGGTGTAG
- a CDS encoding thioredoxin domain-containing protein: MNRLAQESSPYLRQHAENPVDWWPWSPEAFEEARRRDVPVLLSVGYSTCHWCHVMAHESFEDEATAAQMNAGFVNIKVDREERPDIDAVYMAATQALTGQGGWPMTVFLTPDAEPFYAGTYFPPREGLGMPSFGRVLGSVSGAWTTQRDKMLGNAQALTAHIQEASAPRRGEDPLPDGATGLAVEHLRRVYDADLGGFGGAPKFPSPATLDFLLTQSAGRDMALHTLRRMGAGGIHDQLGGGFHRYSVDAQWLVPHFEKMLYDNAQLARTLLRAFQVSGDGAFADLARTTLGYLEREMLSAEGGFFSAQDADTPTDHGGVEGLTFTWTPAEIREVLGAGGDTDLALRAYGVTEEGNFLDPHRPEYGRRNVLHLPTPVSQLTRDLGPDVPTRLEAARAHLLAARQARTQPGTDDKVLTSWNGLALAAFADAARVLGDTQLLEVARRNADFVRRELRLPDGTLRHTYKDGQARVEGLLEDHVLYALGLVALFQAGGDLAHLHWARELWTVVRRDFWDAEAGVFHSAGGRAETLLTRQAQGFDSAILSDNAAAALLALWVDRYFGDPEALDIARRTVQSFAGDMLAATGGFGGLWQAAAFLEAPHTEVAILGTPAERAPLERAAARHFLPFTALAFTGSGGDLPVLEARPGGGQAYVCVDRACQLPTHDPATLERQLGGLGGG; encoded by the coding sequence ATGAACCGCCTCGCCCAGGAATCCAGCCCGTATCTGCGTCAGCACGCCGAGAATCCGGTGGACTGGTGGCCCTGGTCGCCTGAGGCCTTTGAGGAGGCGCGGCGCCGCGACGTGCCGGTGCTGCTCTCGGTGGGCTACTCGACCTGCCACTGGTGCCACGTCATGGCGCACGAGAGCTTCGAGGACGAGGCGACGGCCGCGCAGATGAACGCCGGCTTCGTGAACATCAAGGTGGACCGCGAGGAGCGGCCCGACATCGACGCGGTGTACATGGCCGCCACGCAGGCCCTGACCGGCCAGGGCGGCTGGCCCATGACCGTGTTCCTGACGCCCGACGCCGAACCCTTCTATGCGGGCACCTACTTTCCGCCGCGCGAGGGCCTGGGCATGCCCAGCTTCGGGCGGGTCCTGGGCAGTGTCAGCGGCGCGTGGACCACGCAGCGGGACAAGATGCTGGGCAACGCGCAGGCCCTGACCGCCCACATCCAGGAGGCGAGCGCGCCGCGCCGGGGCGAGGACCCGCTGCCCGACGGGGCGACCGGACTGGCGGTCGAGCACCTGCGCCGCGTGTACGACGCCGACCTGGGGGGCTTCGGGGGGGCGCCGAAATTTCCCTCACCCGCCACGCTGGACTTCCTGCTCACGCAATCGGCCGGGCGCGACATGGCGCTGCACACCCTGCGGCGCATGGGCGCGGGCGGCATCCACGACCAGCTCGGCGGTGGCTTTCACCGTTACAGCGTGGACGCGCAGTGGCTCGTGCCGCACTTCGAAAAGATGCTCTACGACAACGCGCAGCTCGCGCGCACGTTGCTGCGGGCCTTTCAGGTCAGCGGCGACGGGGCCTTCGCCGATCTCGCCCGGACCACCCTGGGTTACCTCGAACGCGAGATGCTCTCGGCCGAGGGCGGGTTTTTCAGCGCCCAGGACGCCGACACGCCGACCGATCACGGCGGCGTGGAGGGGTTGACCTTCACCTGGACTCCAGCCGAAATCCGGGAGGTGCTGGGAGCAGGCGGGGACACCGACCTCGCCCTGAGGGCCTACGGCGTGACCGAGGAGGGCAATTTCCTTGACCCGCACCGGCCGGAATACGGGCGGCGCAACGTGCTTCACCTGCCGACCCCCGTGAGCCAGCTCACCCGCGACCTCGGACCGGACGTGCCCACGCGGCTGGAGGCGGCCCGCGCCCACCTTCTTGCCGCGCGGCAGGCCCGCACGCAGCCCGGCACCGACGACAAGGTACTGACTTCGTGGAACGGGCTGGCGCTGGCCGCCTTCGCGGACGCGGCGCGGGTGCTGGGGGACACGCAGCTTCTGGAAGTGGCCCGCCGGAACGCCGACTTCGTGCGCCGTGAGCTGCGACTGCCGGACGGCACGCTGCGCCACACCTACAAGGACGGACAGGCGCGGGTGGAGGGGCTTCTGGAGGACCACGTGCTGTACGCGCTGGGGCTCGTCGCTCTGTTCCAGGCGGGCGGCGACCTCGCGCACCTGCACTGGGCGCGCGAACTGTGGACCGTGGTGCGGCGCGACTTCTGGGACGCCGAGGCCGGGGTCTTCCACAGCGCGGGCGGCCGGGCCGAGACGCTGCTCACCCGGCAGGCGCAGGGCTTCGACTCGGCCATCCTCTCGGACAATGCGGCGGCGGCGCTGCTCGCGCTGTGGGTGGACCGTTACTTCGGCGACCCGGAGGCCCTGGACATCGCCCGGCGTACCGTCCAGAGCTTCGCGGGCGACATGCTGGCGGCCACCGGCGGCTTCGGGGGACTGTGGCAGGCGGCGGCCTTTCTGGAGGCCCCACACACCGAAGTGGCGATCCTGGGCACGCCGGCCGAGCGAGCGCCGTTGGAACGTGCGGCGGCGCGGCACTTCCTGCCCTTCACGGCCCTGGCCTTCACCGGGTCGGGCGGCGACCTGCCCGTGCTGGAAGCGCGCCCGGGCGGCGGACAGGCCTATGTGTGCGTGGACCGCGCCTGCCAGCTTCCCACCCACGACCCGGCCACGCTGGAGCGGCAGCTCGGGGGGCTGGGCGGGGGCTGA
- a CDS encoding serine/threonine-protein kinase, with protein MSPATHLEVTQPRLLHRSGGLRCEGASWRRRSVFVKTRESHAPHTVRRFWQEGEIASRLCHPLVVPLLARTPTQLVYPWIEGRTLRDLLQEGPLSPDEATSVAWGVLEALAYLHDEGITHHDLKPENVMLEGGRAEAGAVRLIDFGMSHLQDLPDGAEHLAMGTPHFMAPEQFGGVRGDPRSDLYSVGALLFDCVAGEPPHKDALAWLLGRPQPAPQLPGPAALHTFFGRTLQRDPARRTAEIRELQACLNRARALLNLPQLSLPDVLGQPGDALTSLWD; from the coding sequence ATGTCGCCCGCCACTCATCTCGAAGTGACCCAGCCCCGGCTGCTGCACCGAAGCGGCGGCCTGCGCTGTGAAGGGGCGAGCTGGCGGCGCAGGTCCGTCTTCGTCAAGACGCGTGAGAGTCACGCGCCCCACACCGTCCGGCGCTTCTGGCAGGAGGGCGAGATCGCGTCCCGCCTCTGCCATCCGCTGGTGGTGCCGCTGCTGGCGCGCACCCCGACCCAGCTCGTGTATCCCTGGATCGAGGGCCGGACCCTGCGCGACCTGCTTCAGGAAGGGCCTCTGAGCCCCGACGAGGCCACGTCCGTCGCCTGGGGCGTGCTGGAGGCCCTGGCGTACCTGCACGACGAGGGCATCACGCACCACGACCTCAAGCCCGAGAACGTGATGCTGGAAGGCGGGCGCGCCGAGGCGGGGGCGGTGCGCCTGATCGACTTCGGCATGAGCCACCTTCAGGACCTGCCGGACGGCGCGGAGCATCTGGCGATGGGCACGCCGCACTTCATGGCCCCGGAGCAGTTCGGGGGGGTGCGCGGCGACCCGCGCAGCGACCTGTACTCGGTCGGGGCGCTGCTGTTCGACTGCGTGGCGGGCGAGCCGCCGCACAAGGACGCCCTGGCCTGGCTGCTGGGCCGCCCCCAGCCCGCCCCGCAGCTGCCCGGTCCGGCGGCGCTGCACACCTTTTTCGGGCGCACGTTGCAGCGGGACCCCGCCCGGCGCACCGCCGAAATCCGCGAGTTGCAGGCCTGCCTGAACCGGGCGCGCGCACTGCTGAACCTGCCGCAACTCTCGTTGCCGGACGTGCTGGGCCAGCCGGGCGACGCCCTGACCTCTCTATGGGACTAG
- a CDS encoding acyl-CoA dehydrogenase family protein: MEFTLSDEQRQLQQLARDFARREIIPVAAEYDRKEELPWPVVEKAFEVGLLNTSIPEHAGGLGLGMLDECLIGEELAYGCMGIYTVLMASELGITPLLVGATEEQQKRFLGPMTEKTSLAAFALSEPGNGSDAANMQTTAVLDGDEWVINGTKMWISNGGVAEITVVFATTERGGGHAATVAIVVPKDAPGFSYNKIGHKMGQRASLTSELVFENVRVPRENQLGGLGDGFKIAMKTLDKTRIPVAAGSVGIARRALDESVKYAKEREAFGKPISSFQGVSFKLAEMAMGIETGRLMYQKAAWLVDQGQPHGFESAIAKAYCSDMAFSAANEAIQVHGGYGYVGEYPVEKLLRDVKLNQIYEGTNEIQRVVISRTLLK, translated from the coding sequence ATGGAGTTTACGCTGTCCGATGAACAACGCCAGTTGCAGCAGCTCGCGCGCGATTTCGCCCGCCGCGAGATCATTCCGGTGGCGGCCGAGTACGACCGCAAAGAGGAGCTGCCCTGGCCCGTCGTGGAAAAGGCCTTCGAGGTCGGGCTGCTCAACACGTCCATCCCCGAACATGCGGGCGGCCTGGGTCTGGGCATGCTCGACGAGTGCCTGATCGGTGAGGAACTCGCCTACGGCTGCATGGGCATCTACACGGTGCTGATGGCCTCGGAGCTGGGCATCACGCCGCTGCTCGTCGGCGCGACCGAGGAGCAGCAGAAACGCTTCCTGGGGCCGATGACCGAGAAGACCAGCCTCGCCGCCTTCGCGCTCTCGGAGCCGGGCAACGGCTCGGACGCCGCGAACATGCAGACCACGGCCGTCCTCGACGGCGACGAGTGGGTCATCAACGGCACCAAGATGTGGATTTCCAACGGGGGCGTGGCCGAGATCACGGTGGTCTTCGCCACGACCGAGCGCGGCGGCGGGCACGCGGCGACGGTGGCCATCGTGGTGCCCAAGGACGCGCCGGGCTTCTCGTACAACAAGATCGGGCACAAGATGGGCCAGCGCGCCTCGCTGACCTCGGAACTGGTGTTCGAGAACGTGCGTGTGCCGCGTGAAAACCAGCTCGGCGGGCTGGGTGACGGCTTCAAGATCGCCATGAAGACCCTCGACAAGACGCGCATCCCGGTCGCGGCCGGTTCGGTGGGCATCGCCCGGCGCGCCCTGGACGAGAGCGTGAAATACGCCAAGGAGCGCGAGGCCTTCGGCAAGCCGATCTCCAGCTTCCAGGGCGTGAGCTTCAAGCTCGCGGAGATGGCGATGGGCATCGAGACCGGCCGCCTGATGTATCAGAAGGCCGCGTGGCTGGTGGACCAGGGACAGCCGCACGGGTTCGAGAGCGCCATCGCCAAGGCCTACTGCTCGGACATGGCGTTCAGCGCCGCCAACGAGGCGATTCAGGTCCACGGCGGCTACGGCTATGTGGGCGAGTACCCGGTCGAGAAGCTGCTGCGCGACGTGAAGCTCAACCAGATCTACGAGGGCACCAACGAGATTCAGCGGGTCGTCATCAGCCGGACCCTGCTGAAGTAG
- the holA gene encoding DNA polymerase III subunit delta, which produces MGLVAFTGNRFLADETLRDTLAARGLSPRELPRLGGEDVTAEQLGPHLSPGLFGDGGVIVDFEGLKPDKALLELLAGAGVTVAVLDEAPPATRLKVYEKSGEVIASPTPSKPGDVTGWVVGRAKKQKLPLDRAAATYLAEVFGADLAGIAGEMNKLALLGGPLGREEVARVVGREPPGDSFAMLGAATAGRPSEALTQLRRLLASGEDPFRLMGAVVWQYSLIARCVALLQEEGRVTEAAAATRLGAKPYPVKKALEVARRLNETRIRGHLTRILDADLAMKRGQDADAALERLIIQLSV; this is translated from the coding sequence ATGGGACTAGTCGCCTTCACCGGCAACCGCTTTCTGGCCGACGAGACGCTGCGCGACACCCTGGCGGCGCGTGGGCTGTCGCCCCGTGAGCTGCCCCGACTGGGCGGCGAGGACGTGACGGCCGAGCAGCTCGGGCCTCATCTCTCGCCGGGCCTGTTCGGGGACGGCGGCGTGATCGTGGACTTCGAGGGCCTGAAACCCGACAAGGCGCTGCTCGAACTGCTCGCCGGGGCGGGCGTGACGGTCGCCGTTCTCGACGAGGCCCCGCCCGCCACACGCCTCAAGGTGTACGAGAAGTCGGGCGAGGTGATCGCCTCACCCACGCCCAGCAAGCCCGGCGACGTGACCGGCTGGGTCGTGGGGCGCGCCAAGAAACAGAAACTGCCGCTGGACCGCGCCGCCGCGACGTATCTGGCCGAGGTCTTCGGGGCCGACCTGGCCGGCATCGCGGGCGAGATGAACAAGCTCGCGCTGCTGGGCGGCCCGCTGGGCCGCGAGGAGGTCGCGCGCGTGGTGGGCCGCGAGCCGCCCGGCGACTCCTTCGCCATGCTGGGGGCCGCGACGGCGGGCCGCCCCAGCGAGGCGCTGACGCAGTTGCGCCGCCTGCTCGCCTCGGGCGAGGACCCCTTCCGGCTCATGGGCGCGGTCGTGTGGCAGTACAGCCTCATCGCGCGCTGCGTGGCGCTGCTTCAGGAAGAGGGCCGTGTGACCGAGGCCGCCGCCGCCACGCGCCTGGGGGCCAAACCCTACCCGGTCAAGAAGGCGCTGGAGGTGGCCCGCCGCCTGAACGAGACCAGGATTCGCGGCCACCTGACCCGCATCCTCGACGCCGACCTCGCCATGAAGCGCGGCCAGGACGCGGACGCAGCCCTCGAGCGCCTGATCATCCAGCTCAGCGTCTAG
- a CDS encoding S41 family peptidase: protein MPEPRRALLLALLALPLAGGAHASPATDLYSAATRAVNDSYYGWATRNFSLLAGEYAQKLSERCAPQGDACDYATGRAVLGDLFGAFGDDHTNVRDPEGAERLREISQNLAVQRTGLRTVRAEGGLLVVSVTPGSPAERAGLRRFDLLGTVGGQAAGRQGGQNAPVGPNDFVRLERAGAPIELTVQRAGAPEQTLTLTPARLQARDVPTLSWAGADGKVAVIDFPTFLPDDSARQFLARVREAQAAGARALVVDLRYNGGGSLNQCVAAASIYGPVIYKTQFRVGGYTYTGLDGEEGRYLDTLFAAPDQRVWTGPSAVLVGPNTASCAEVFSVYAQRAGARVVGETTRGVGNSGVVFQNLPDGGVLAVTVLRAYGRDDQPLPERVTPDLAAPSDLNALTMRGEDTVLNAALEVLAPAAPVPAAQK, encoded by the coding sequence GTGCCTGAACCGCGCCGCGCTCTCCTGCTGGCCCTGCTCGCCCTGCCTCTGGCCGGGGGGGCACATGCCAGTCCGGCCACCGACCTCTACAGCGCGGCCACGCGGGCGGTGAACGACAGCTACTACGGCTGGGCCACCCGGAATTTCAGCCTGCTGGCCGGCGAGTACGCCCAGAAGCTCTCGGAACGCTGCGCGCCGCAGGGGGACGCCTGCGACTACGCGACCGGCCGCGCGGTGCTGGGCGACCTGTTCGGGGCCTTCGGGGACGACCACACCAACGTGCGTGATCCCGAGGGGGCCGAACGCCTGCGCGAGATCTCGCAGAACCTCGCCGTGCAGCGCACCGGCCTGCGCACCGTGCGCGCCGAGGGCGGGCTGCTGGTGGTGTCGGTGACGCCCGGCAGCCCGGCCGAGCGCGCGGGCCTGCGGCGCTTCGACCTGCTCGGGACCGTGGGGGGACAGGCGGCGGGCAGGCAGGGCGGCCAGAACGCCCCAGTCGGCCCGAACGATTTCGTGCGTCTGGAGCGTGCCGGAGCCCCCATCGAGCTGACGGTGCAGCGGGCCGGTGCGCCCGAACAGACCCTGACCCTGACCCCCGCCCGCCTCCAGGCCCGCGACGTGCCCACCCTGAGCTGGGCGGGCGCGGACGGCAAGGTGGCGGTCATCGACTTCCCGACCTTCCTGCCCGACGACTCGGCGCGGCAGTTCCTGGCGCGGGTGCGCGAGGCGCAGGCGGCCGGTGCCCGGGCCCTGGTCGTGGACCTGCGCTACAACGGCGGCGGCAGCCTGAACCAGTGCGTGGCGGCCGCGAGCATCTACGGCCCGGTGATCTACAAGACGCAGTTCCGGGTGGGGGGGTACACCTACACCGGCCTGGACGGCGAGGAGGGCCGCTATCTCGACACCCTGTTCGCCGCGCCGGACCAGCGGGTGTGGACCGGTCCCTCGGCGGTGCTCGTCGGCCCGAACACGGCCTCGTGCGCCGAGGTCTTCAGCGTGTACGCGCAGCGGGCCGGGGCGCGCGTGGTGGGCGAGACGACGCGGGGCGTGGGCAACAGCGGTGTGGTCTTCCAGAACCTGCCCGACGGCGGCGTGCTGGCGGTGACGGTGCTGCGCGCCTATGGCCGCGACGATCAGCCGCTGCCGGAGCGCGTGACGCCCGACCTCGCGGCGCCCAGCGACCTGAACGCCCTGACCATGCGCGGCGAGGACACGGTCCTGAACGCGGCCCTGGAGGTCCTGGCCCCGGCCGCGCCCGTCCCGGCGGCGCAGAAATGA
- a CDS encoding fumarylacetoacetate hydrolase family protein, whose amino-acid sequence MQLVRVLDQESARWGQLEGGTVHFTQGMGGARDGTSAPLGRVTLLAPAEAGKVVCVGRNYLDHIRELGNDTGGLPKEPGIFLKGANTLAEPGGVVEYPAWTENFHFEGELALVIGQRARDLKPDTALAAVLGYTCALDLTARDLQKTDLQWFRAKAADRFCPLGPWLETDLNPTDLRVQTRINGETRQDGRTSHMIFDVVQILVYITRYVTLEPGDVVLTGTPEGVGPLSRGDTVEVEVEGVGVLRTVIG is encoded by the coding sequence ATGCAACTCGTTCGGGTACTCGATCAGGAATCGGCGCGCTGGGGTCAGCTGGAGGGCGGCACGGTGCACTTCACGCAGGGCATGGGCGGCGCGCGCGACGGCACGTCGGCCCCGCTGGGCCGCGTGACGCTGCTGGCCCCCGCCGAGGCGGGCAAGGTCGTGTGCGTGGGCCGCAACTACCTCGACCACATCCGCGAACTGGGCAACGACACGGGCGGACTGCCGAAGGAACCGGGCATCTTCCTGAAGGGAGCCAACACCCTGGCCGAGCCGGGCGGCGTGGTCGAGTACCCCGCCTGGACCGAGAACTTCCATTTCGAGGGTGAACTCGCGCTCGTGATCGGGCAGCGCGCCCGCGACCTCAAGCCCGACACGGCCCTGGCCGCCGTGCTGGGCTACACCTGCGCGCTGGACCTCACCGCCCGCGACCTCCAGAAGACCGACCTGCAGTGGTTCCGGGCCAAGGCGGCCGACCGCTTCTGCCCGCTGGGGCCGTGGCTGGAGACCGACCTGAATCCCACCGACCTGCGGGTGCAGACCCGCATCAACGGCGAGACGCGCCAGGACGGCCGCACCAGCCACATGATCTTCGACGTGGTCCAGATTCTGGTGTACATCACCCGCTACGTGACCCTGGAGCCGGGCGACGTGGTCCTGACCGGCACGCCCGAGGGCGTCGGGCCGCTCTCGCGGGGCGACACGGTCGAGGTCGAGGTCGAGGGCGTGGGCGTGCTGCGGACAGTGATCGGCTGA
- a CDS encoding transglutaminase-like domain-containing protein, with amino-acid sequence MAPHDPETAPIDRPVRVRAGFSLTFDVPFPTPMLFVVQPQDRLGATGTRQRIIDQRPLGAAQGIHTYTDAHGNLVWRILAQPGTFTIGHDLIAEVSRVPDPVLPGLRKMRVEELPDETIGYLLPSRYVDSDLVSAEAWERFGHIQGGWAQVQAICDHLQDQCVYGYGSNSSTSAKQALDSGRAVCRDFAHMGVAFCRALNIPARYVCGYMPDIDIVPDPVPMDFHAWFEAFLDGEWRTFDARHNKPRTGRVLIAQGRDASDVAFSTTFGSARLTQMKVWADETDNDNTLDIEPRPRIF; translated from the coding sequence ATGGCCCCGCACGATCCAGAGACTGCCCCGATTGACCGCCCCGTTCGTGTTCGTGCAGGCTTTTCCCTGACTTTCGATGTTCCCTTTCCGACCCCCATGCTGTTCGTCGTGCAGCCCCAGGACCGTCTCGGCGCGACCGGCACCCGTCAGCGCATCATCGACCAGCGGCCCCTGGGCGCGGCGCAGGGCATCCACACCTACACCGACGCGCACGGCAACCTCGTATGGCGCATCCTGGCCCAGCCGGGCACCTTCACCATCGGTCACGACCTCATCGCGGAGGTGAGCCGCGTGCCCGACCCGGTCCTGCCGGGCCTGCGCAAGATGCGCGTCGAGGAACTGCCCGACGAGACCATCGGTTACCTGCTGCCCAGCCGCTACGTGGACAGTGACCTCGTGAGCGCCGAGGCCTGGGAGCGGTTCGGGCACATCCAGGGGGGCTGGGCGCAGGTGCAGGCCATCTGCGATCACCTTCAGGACCAGTGCGTGTACGGCTACGGCTCGAACTCCAGCACCAGTGCCAAGCAGGCGCTCGACAGCGGGCGCGCCGTGTGCCGCGATTTCGCGCACATGGGCGTGGCCTTCTGCCGCGCGCTGAACATCCCGGCCCGTTACGTGTGCGGGTATATGCCCGACATCGACATCGTGCCCGACCCCGTGCCGATGGACTTCCACGCCTGGTTCGAGGCCTTCCTCGACGGCGAGTGGCGGACATTCGACGCCCGCCACAACAAGCCGCGTACCGGCCGCGTGCTCATCGCGCAGGGCCGCGACGCTTCCGACGTGGCCTTCTCGACCACCTTCGGCAGCGCCCGCCTGACCCAGATGAAGGTCTGGGCCGACGAGACGGACAACGACAACACGCTGGACATCGAACCCAGGCCGCGCATCTTCTGA